The sequence TGATGAAACTGTAGTCAATTTGGTTAAGAAAAAGGGTAAGTGGATAGTTGAAAAGCAAGAAGAGTTAAGTAAGATAAATGCTAGTATCATAAAACGAAGAGCTGTAAATGGAGAGTCCTATTTATATTTAGGAAAAAATTATACTTTGCAGATAAATATATGTAAGCAAGATAAAGAGGCAAGTGTAAAATTATTGAGAGGAAAGCTCATAGTTACAACTCACAATGCAGAAGAAGAGTTTATAAAATCAGCTTTGGAGAAATGGTATAGAGAAAGAGCTCTTGAAAAGATAAGTGAAAGGGTAGAATACTACACCACTTTCTTTGATAAGGAGCCTAGAAGTATAAGGGTTAAGGAACAGAAGAGAAGATGGGCAAGTTGTACTTATAGGGATGATTTATTGTTTAATTGGCGCTGTGTTATGGCTCCAATGTATATAATCGACTATGTAGTTGTTCATGAACTTTGTCATATGCCTCATAAAGATCATTCTAAGAATTTTTGGAATGCAGTGGGTAAAATTCTTCCTGATTATCAGGAGAGGAGACAATGGCTTAAGGAAAATGGCATGAGACTCGATTTGTAATAATATATATAATAAAAGCTTAGGATAGTACAAATATCCTAAGCTTAAATTTTTATGCTAAACTATTTTCTGTTTTTATTACAGTAGCATTATCTTCTGTATTTTCAATTTCTTCATGGTATTCAAGGTCAACTTCAGCTAAAGGAATAACTTTTGTCTTGTGTTTAACTTTATACCAAACATACAGTACAACGAAAAGTGGAATTCCTATATAAGAAGCTATTAGACCGTTAAAGTCTATTCCTTCTGGTTTTATACAAGAGTAACCTTGTCCTAAAATTATTATTATACACATCAATAAGGCCATTATAGGTCCTAAAGGATAAAATTTTGATTGATATTTTAAATCTTTAAGATCTTTACCTTGATAAATATAAGCTTTTCTAAATCTATAGTGGCAGATTGCAATACCTACCCAAGCTATAAATCCAGCAAGTCCAGAAGCTGCAACTAGCCAAACATAAACTGTGCTTTCTGCAAAAATACCAGTTAAGAAGCAAGCAGATGCAACTATTGTAGTTATGATTAAGGCATTTACAGGAACACCTCTTTTATTTGTTTTTGCAAATATTTTTGGGGCCATGCCTTCTTTAGCCATTGAATATAACATTCTGCTTGAAGCGTACATTCCAGAGTTACCAGCAGATAATACTGAAGTTAAAATTATTGCGTTCATAAGTGAAGCAGCTTGAGCTATACCAACTTTTTGGAATACCATTGTGAATGGGCTTGTTGAAACCCCTGCCTTAGTAAATGGTATTATAGCTCCTAAAATAATTATAGTTCCTAAGTAAAATATTAATATTCTCCAGAAGACTGATTTAATTGCCTTTGGAATAGTTTTTTCAGGATTTTCACTTTCACCAGCAGCAACTCCTATAAGTTCAGTTCCTTGGAAGGAGAAACCTGCAATTAGGAAAATAGCAAATATAGATTTTATTCCTCCATGGAAAGGGCCATCAGCTATTGTGTAGTTATGGAAGCCTACATCACTTCCAGCATTTATAACACCTAAAATCATTAAAACACCAATTAGTAAAAATACAAGAACAGTAAATACCTTTATTCCTGCAAACCAATATTCAGATTCTCCATAGGCTTTAGATGAAAGAACATTTAAGCCTACTATTATTGCAAGGAATATTATGCTCCATACAAATCCACTTACATGCGGAAACCAATATTTCATGATTAAAGATCCTGCAACCATTTCAGCTGCTATAGTTATAGCCCAGTTGTACCAATAGTTCCAACCAAGAGCAAATCCAAGAGCTGGGTCAATAAATTTAGTAGCATAGGAGCTGAAAGATCCTGAGATTGGCATATGAGTTGCCATTTCTCCTAAGCTTGTTATTAGAAAATATACCATAATGCCTATTAGGCCATAAGCAACCAGTGCACCACCAGGTCCAGCCTGATTTAGAGTGTCTCCCATAGCAAGAAAAATACCTGTTCCAATGGAGCCACCTAAAGCTATCATGTTTAAATGTCTTGCTTGTAGACCTCTTTTTAATTCATTTTTTTCGTCATTCATTGTTTGTCCTCCTTATGGGTGTAAAAAATAAAGTCCATAACACATCTGCAAATAGAAACAAGTATCATTATCTGTCACATATTGACTTGCATATTTTTGAAGATGTCTAAGCAAGTAACTAAGATATCTATATTTGAGCAATAAAAAAAATGCCATGAAAGCATATTCATGACATTATACGAAAGGTTCAATATTAAAAAATATTAAATAAACCGTACATTCTCATTGAAAATAGCTCTCCACAAAATAATTTGTGACAGTTTTATGCATATTGTACATAAAACCAGCAAATAGTTTCAAAGCAATCTACTATTCACTTCGGCGAAACATCCTTTCATATTACTTCATTGAGCTTACCTCCGTAATACTACTCTTAGGTTTCGCGCCTCTATCTCAGTTATCTACTATTTAATTACTAAGTCATTATGAATCAAAACAATGAATAAGTCAATGATAAAAATATGGCAATTCCAAATCATTATACAAAAAAGGTATTATAGGGAAATCCTATAATACCTTTAGTACCTTCTCTATATCAGCTTGAACTTTATCTGAACCAGAGTTGTCCACTACATGAATTCCTTCAACTTGAGGAATTGAAAAATCTTGACCGCTAATATACTCGTCCCAATTTTGAAGCTTCCAAATATCTCTTTCAGAGTCTCTTTCAATCATTCTTTGATGGCAAACATCTACATCACAATGAACCCAAATTTGAACTAACTCAGCATCGTACTCTTTAAGCTTTTCTTTTAGATTACTGATGTAAGCTTCATTTTTAAATTCTTTTGCAAATGGAGCATTAACCATTACATGTGTGTTGAATTGTAGAGATTCAAAAGCTACATCCATTATTGCATCATATTCAGCATTTCTAACATATTCTTTGAAAAATGCTGAATCTCTATTATAAGGCTCATTAGCCGCAGCAAATACCATCTTAGATAAAGGTATTATAGTGTCCTTGTCCAAATAAACTGGATTTGGAAGTCTTTTAGCAATCTCAGTTGATACATAAGTCTTTCCACAAGCAGGTGGAGAGCCTATAAGCATTAAATATTTCTTCATTTTTCCACGTCCTTAACTAAAAAATTACTTGGCAAATTATAGATAAGTAAAAAGCCAACATTGATAATTATATCACAATATAACAATGAATTTTAGCTTTTTTGACAAAAAAATCGAAAAAATCTTATAAAAAGTAGAACTCTACTATTCGTTTACTTACATAGAGTTAATGTAAACGTAACGTAGGTTGATATTTTCATTGAGAATGATATAATTTTCTTGGAAATAGGAGGAAAATTCTTATTTAGGAAAGAATTTAATTTGTACTTCGAATTTATTAAAGCCAATGGTATTTCTTGTTATAGCAATAATTGTAGCTATTGTTGGAATGGTTCAAAAGCAAAAGAGTGGAAGATAATTTAAGAGAAAAATATTAGTCAAAATAGTACTGAAGTTTCCTAGTAGAAATTTTAGTACTATTTTTTTAGTGAAAATTACATAAAAAAGCATAAATAGTTGAAAATAATAAATGTAAACATTATCTTGTTTTCCGAGATTATTTATACGATTATTTTTGTATAAATTACATGTAACATCCTGTATTGACATAATAAATTCTATGATATAATATGTTCATAATACGTAATTCGTCAAATAATTGGGCTAAATATTGATAATTTACTAATTTTTCAAGAGAAAGTTGGCAGTATTGATATTTGGTGAAAATTCTTATAATGCACGAACATTATATGAAATTAACCTAGTGTTTATAGTGCATAAAGTTAAACTAACATAGGGGGCTAAATTATATGAAAAGGAAAATTTCTTTATTATTAGCATTAGCGATGACAACTTCACTGATTTTAGTAAGCTGTACACCTAAATCAAAAACTAAAGTTCAAGTTGACAGCAATGTTATAAAGATTGGAGTATTTGAGCCTATGACTGGTGCAAATGCTGCTGGAGGACAACTTGAAGTAGAAGGGGTAAAACTTGCAAATAAGCTTTATCCAACAGTTCTTGGTAAAAAGGTTGAGTTAGTGTTTGCTGATAACAAATCAGATAAGGTTGAAGCAGCTAGTGCAGCATCAAATCTTGTGGAACAAGAAAAGGTAAATGCAATCATAGGAAGTTGGGGAAGTGGAAATTCTATGGCTGCAGGAGACATAGTTCAAGAAGCAAAAGTTCCAGCGGTTGGAGCTTCGTGTACAAATCCTTTAGTAACTGCAGGAAATGATTATTATTTTAGAGTTTGCTTTATTGATCCTTTTCAAGGAACAGTAATGGCAAAATATGCGGCTCAAAAATTAAAGGCTAAGAAGGTTGCACTTCTTCAAGAAGTATCTAGTGACTATTCAGTTGGTATTTGTAAATTCTTCACAGATGCTTTTGAAAAAATTACAGGGGATAAGAATGCAATTGTTGCTAAGTCAAGTTACAACACAGGGGATCAAGATTTTTCAGCTCAGCTTACAAATATAAAAGGAAAGAATCCAGATGTAATCTTTGCTCCAGGAAACTTTACGGAAGGAGCTTTAATAATTAAGCAAGCTAGACAATTAGGAATCACAACTCCAATAATAGGTGGGGATACTTGGGAAACACCTGAGTTTACTGAAATAGGAGGATCAGCAGTGGAAGGTACAGTATTTTCAACTTTCTTTGCTAGTGAAACACCTATAACCAAAGAATCTAAGACATTCCTAGATGCTTATAGAAAAGAATATAATAAGGAACCATCAGCAGTTACTGCATTGTCTTATGATGCTTACTTAGTTATATTAGATGCAATAAAAAGAGCAAATTCTACAGATCCAGTAAAGATAAGAGATGAAATTGCTAAAACTAAAAATTATCCTGGTGCTGCAGGAGTTATTACTATAGATGAAAATAATAACGCAGTAAAGGATGCAGTATTAAAGGTAGTTAAGAATGGAAAGTTTACTTATCTTGATACAATAAAACCAGAATAAGATATCTAAAAATAAATTAGGGGGAGAGAACATGACTTTTAGTATATTTATGCAACATTTAACAAATGGAATTTCTCTGGGAAGTTTATATGCTCTTATTGCTATAGGATACACTATGGTTTATGGAATATTAAAGCTTATAAATTTTGCCCATGGTGATATATTTATGATGGCAGCCTACTTTGCATTCTTTGGAGTAGCAACCTTCCATCTTCCTTGGTACTTTGCCTTTATTATAGCCATAGCATTAACAGGGGTTCTTGGTGTATCTATTGAATTTACAGCCTATAGACCTCTTAGAAATGCACCCAAGATTTCTATATTGATTTCTGCTATTGGTGTTTCGTTTTTACTTGAAAATTTAGCAGTAGTTTTATTTGGTGGAAGACCAAAGGCCTTCCCAACACCAAAGATACTTACTGATGGAATTGTTATTGGCGGAGTTTCAATTCAAAATCTTACATTTATAATTCCTTTAGTAACAGCATTATTATTATTTGGACTATTACATTTAGTTAATAATACAAATATAGGTATGGCAATGAGAGCAGTATCAAAGGACGTTGAAACTGCTAGGCTTATGGGAATAAAAGTTAACAGAGTAATATCTTTTACTTTTGCTATAGGTTCAATGTTAGCAGCTGTAGGAGCTATGATGTGGTCAGCTAAATATCCGCAAATAGTTGCACTTATGGGAATGATCCCAGGATTAAAGTGCTTTATAGCAGCTGTTATAGGCGGTATCGGTGATATTAAAGGGGCAGTTATTGGGGGCTTTATTCTTGGAATTGGGGAAATTATGTTAGTAGCTTTCTTACCAGGATTAACAGGTTACAGAGATGCCTTTGCCTTCGTACTTTTAATTGTAATATTGTTATTTAAGCCTACAGGAATAATGGGCAAAAATCTAACAGAGAAGGTGTAATAGATATGAAAGCGAAAAATAAATTTTTAAATATAGCTCTTATTGCAGTTGTATTTTTACTATTATTAGCTGCAAATTACTACTTTGATTCATATAGAATAAGAATTTTAAATCTATGTGCGATATATACAATTCTTGGACTTAGTTTAAATTTAATTAATGGTTTTACAGGATTATTCTCTTTAGGACATGCTGGATTTATAGCTATAGGTGCTTATACAACTGCACTTCTTACAATGTCTACAAAGGTAAAAAATCAAAATTTCTTTATGGAGCCATTAATTGCTCCATTAAATAATATCCAATTACCTTTCGTGGTGGCATTGGTAATAGCAGGGCTTGTAGCTGCATTAATAGCCTTTTTAATCGGAGCTCCAGCTTTAAGACTTAAAGGAGACTATCTAGCTATAGCAACCTTAGGTTTTGCAGAAATAATAAGAATAATTTTAAATAATGTTCAAAATGTAACTAACGGTGCCTTAGGACTAAGAGGAATTCCTCATAATACAAATTTATATTGGACCTTTGGAATTGCAATTGTAACTATAATAGTTCTTGTGTCTTTAATTAATAGTTCTTACGGAAGAGCTTTAAAGGCAATAAGAGAAGACGAAATTGCAGCTGAAAGTATGGGAATAAGTTTATTTAAACATAAGGTTATATCTTTTATTGTTGGTGCTTTTTTTGCAGGAATAGGTGGAGGACTTTTGGGAAGCTTAATGGGAACTATAGATCCGAATATGTTTAAGTTTGTTCTTACATTTAATATAATTCTTATAATTGTAATTGGAGGTATGGGAAGTATTACTGGGACAATTATCTCAGCTTTCTTTGTAACAATTTTAGGAGAAGTATTAAGATTTTTAGATATGGAAAAACCAATTGATTTGTTTTTATTCAAATTTACAGGAATATCTGGACTTAGAATGGTAGTTTTTTCAGTTTTACTTATGATTATAGTATTATTCTTTAGAAATGGAATTATGGGGACAAAGGAGATTACTTGGAAATCTCTATTTGGAATTTTTAATAAAAAACCTCTAAAGCACGGGGAGGAATAGAATATGGCACTATTGAATGTAGAAAATGCAAC comes from Clostridium sp. TW13 and encodes:
- a CDS encoding M48 family metallopeptidase, giving the protein MKYKFIYGTKEIEFTVKHSRRKTIGIQIVPTGEVRVMCPIGVSDETVVNLVKKKGKWIVEKQEELSKINASIIKRRAVNGESYLYLGKNYTLQINICKQDKEASVKLLRGKLIVTTHNAEEEFIKSALEKWYRERALEKISERVEYYTTFFDKEPRSIRVKEQKRRWASCTYRDDLLFNWRCVMAPMYIIDYVVVHELCHMPHKDHSKNFWNAVGKILPDYQERRQWLKENGMRLDL
- a CDS encoding amino acid permease — translated: MNDEKNELKRGLQARHLNMIALGGSIGTGIFLAMGDTLNQAGPGGALVAYGLIGIMVYFLITSLGEMATHMPISGSFSSYATKFIDPALGFALGWNYWYNWAITIAAEMVAGSLIMKYWFPHVSGFVWSIIFLAIIVGLNVLSSKAYGESEYWFAGIKVFTVLVFLLIGVLMILGVINAGSDVGFHNYTIADGPFHGGIKSIFAIFLIAGFSFQGTELIGVAAGESENPEKTIPKAIKSVFWRILIFYLGTIIILGAIIPFTKAGVSTSPFTMVFQKVGIAQAASLMNAIILTSVLSAGNSGMYASSRMLYSMAKEGMAPKIFAKTNKRGVPVNALIITTIVASACFLTGIFAESTVYVWLVAASGLAGFIAWVGIAICHYRFRKAYIYQGKDLKDLKYQSKFYPLGPIMALLMCIIIILGQGYSCIKPEGIDFNGLIASYIGIPLFVVLYVWYKVKHKTKVIPLAEVDLEYHEEIENTEDNATVIKTENSLA
- a CDS encoding AAA family ATPase; this translates as MKKYLMLIGSPPACGKTYVSTEIAKRLPNPVYLDKDTIIPLSKMVFAAANEPYNRDSAFFKEYVRNAEYDAIMDVAFESLQFNTHVMVNAPFAKEFKNEAYISNLKEKLKEYDAELVQIWVHCDVDVCHQRMIERDSERDIWKLQNWDEYISGQDFSIPQVEGIHVVDNSGSDKVQADIEKVLKVL
- a CDS encoding ABC transporter substrate-binding protein, which translates into the protein MKRKISLLLALAMTTSLILVSCTPKSKTKVQVDSNVIKIGVFEPMTGANAAGGQLEVEGVKLANKLYPTVLGKKVELVFADNKSDKVEAASAASNLVEQEKVNAIIGSWGSGNSMAAGDIVQEAKVPAVGASCTNPLVTAGNDYYFRVCFIDPFQGTVMAKYAAQKLKAKKVALLQEVSSDYSVGICKFFTDAFEKITGDKNAIVAKSSYNTGDQDFSAQLTNIKGKNPDVIFAPGNFTEGALIIKQARQLGITTPIIGGDTWETPEFTEIGGSAVEGTVFSTFFASETPITKESKTFLDAYRKEYNKEPSAVTALSYDAYLVILDAIKRANSTDPVKIRDEIAKTKNYPGAAGVITIDENNNAVKDAVLKVVKNGKFTYLDTIKPE
- a CDS encoding branched-chain amino acid ABC transporter permease → MTFSIFMQHLTNGISLGSLYALIAIGYTMVYGILKLINFAHGDIFMMAAYFAFFGVATFHLPWYFAFIIAIALTGVLGVSIEFTAYRPLRNAPKISILISAIGVSFLLENLAVVLFGGRPKAFPTPKILTDGIVIGGVSIQNLTFIIPLVTALLLFGLLHLVNNTNIGMAMRAVSKDVETARLMGIKVNRVISFTFAIGSMLAAVGAMMWSAKYPQIVALMGMIPGLKCFIAAVIGGIGDIKGAVIGGFILGIGEIMLVAFLPGLTGYRDAFAFVLLIVILLFKPTGIMGKNLTEKV
- a CDS encoding branched-chain amino acid ABC transporter permease; this encodes MKAKNKFLNIALIAVVFLLLLAANYYFDSYRIRILNLCAIYTILGLSLNLINGFTGLFSLGHAGFIAIGAYTTALLTMSTKVKNQNFFMEPLIAPLNNIQLPFVVALVIAGLVAALIAFLIGAPALRLKGDYLAIATLGFAEIIRIILNNVQNVTNGALGLRGIPHNTNLYWTFGIAIVTIIVLVSLINSSYGRALKAIREDEIAAESMGISLFKHKVISFIVGAFFAGIGGGLLGSLMGTIDPNMFKFVLTFNIILIIVIGGMGSITGTIISAFFVTILGEVLRFLDMEKPIDLFLFKFTGISGLRMVVFSVLLMIIVLFFRNGIMGTKEITWKSLFGIFNKKPLKHGEE